From one Dermacentor silvarum isolate Dsil-2018 chromosome 3, BIME_Dsil_1.4, whole genome shotgun sequence genomic stretch:
- the LOC125943924 gene encoding dolichol-phosphate mannosyltransferase subunit 1-like, producing MGADKYSILLPTYNERENLPIVVWLIDHYMSESGYDFEIIVIDDGSPDNTLEAAQQLQKIYGSDKIVLKPREKKLGLGTAYIHGLKSATGNFVIILDADLSHHVSYVTFLLLQKLQQNPSRNECLHYCNSHSSNVATTHRIAEDTFIYNLYCGKEAKSANHVNTLTGHIRLLCLHIQTLQRMLQ from the exons ATGGGCGCCGACAAGTACAGCATTTTATTGCCTACATACAACGAGAGAGAAAACTTGCCAATTGTGGTTTGGCTTATTGACCACTACATGTCTGAAAG TGgctatgatttcgaaatcatcgTGATTGATGATGGAAGCCCAGACAACACACTCGAAGCAGCCCAACAGCTCCAGAAGATTTACGGGAGCGACAAAATT GTACTGAAACCAAGAGAGAAGAAGCTTGGTCTTGGGACTGCATACATTCATGGCTTGAAaagtgccacaggcaatttcgtTATCATTCTGGATGCAGACCTGTCTCATCACGTAAGTTATGTTACGTTTCTTTTACTGCAAAAATTGCAGCAAAACCCATCTCGCAATGAATGTTTACATTATTGCAATtcgcattcaagcaatgtagcaacgacacaccgtattgctgaagacacctttatttacaatCTGTATTGTGGCAAAGAGGCTAAGAGTGCCAATCACGTTAATACACTAACGGGCCACATTAGACTTCTGTGTCTACACATTCAGACGCTACAAAGAATGCTTCAGTAA